The proteins below are encoded in one region of Paenibacillus albus:
- the thrC gene encoding threonine synthase, which yields MDTSPMWYSCNCGGLLQLVQDFRALDVELLKRQFHERRAERHTLMASGVWRYKELIAPDLPTPYIVSRNEGNTGLYQSERVRSFTGVRQLWLKAQSENPSGSFKDNGMTAAVSHGRSLGYRKFACTSTGNTSSSLAIYAATAGLTSVVLVPDRDVALNKVLQTLAYGAQVRTFTGTYDDGIRWLDKYAEAEGLYVCNSVNPYRIEGQKSIVFELAQDLNWTLPDWIVLPGGALSNASALGKGLHDLYTLGFIDKLPRVAVIQAEGASPFHQMIASGGDALTPEVKPSTVASALNIGNPPSWRKARDVLHLTNGVTAAVSDNEIMEAKLLIDRSGIGAEPASAAAVAGLRKLVNEGAIHSEETAACIVTGHLLKDSDALRTYLDLPESIQHVRLQS from the coding sequence ATGGACACTAGTCCGATGTGGTATTCTTGCAATTGCGGAGGACTACTTCAGCTCGTGCAGGACTTTAGAGCCTTAGATGTTGAGCTGCTGAAGCGGCAATTCCATGAGCGCCGTGCGGAGCGCCACACCTTAATGGCAAGCGGCGTTTGGCGTTATAAGGAGCTCATAGCCCCAGACCTTCCGACGCCGTACATCGTTAGCCGCAATGAGGGCAACACAGGTCTCTATCAATCAGAACGAGTGCGATCCTTCACTGGTGTCAGACAGCTGTGGCTGAAAGCGCAGAGCGAGAACCCGAGCGGTTCCTTCAAGGATAACGGGATGACCGCAGCCGTCTCTCATGGCCGATCGCTCGGTTATCGTAAATTTGCATGCACATCAACTGGCAACACATCGTCCTCACTCGCGATCTATGCCGCTACCGCGGGACTCACTTCCGTAGTACTCGTGCCTGATCGCGATGTGGCTCTGAACAAAGTGCTGCAGACGCTCGCCTATGGCGCGCAGGTTCGGACATTCACCGGCACCTATGATGACGGAATCCGGTGGCTTGACAAGTACGCTGAAGCTGAAGGGCTGTACGTGTGCAACTCCGTTAATCCGTACCGCATTGAAGGCCAGAAGAGCATCGTGTTTGAGCTCGCTCAAGACTTGAACTGGACGCTGCCGGATTGGATCGTGCTCCCTGGCGGTGCACTGAGCAATGCATCGGCGCTCGGTAAAGGCCTTCATGATCTATACACGCTCGGCTTCATTGACAAGCTGCCGCGTGTCGCGGTCATTCAAGCTGAAGGTGCGAGTCCGTTCCACCAAATGATTGCAAGTGGCGGCGATGCCTTGACGCCAGAAGTGAAGCCCTCAACGGTCGCATCAGCGCTTAATATCGGCAATCCGCCGAGCTGGCGCAAAGCACGCGACGTGCTTCACCTTACGAATGGCGTCACTGCGGCCGTAAGCGACAACGAGATTATGGAAGCGAAGCTGCTGATCGACCGGTCAGGCATTGGCGCCGAGCCTGCGTCCGCTGCAGCGGTTGCCGGACTGCGCAAGCTGGTGAACGAAGGTGCCATCCACTCGGAAGAGACCGCAGCTTGTATCGTAACCGGGCATCTCCTGAAAGATTCCGATGCACTGCGAACGTATCTCGATTTGCCTGAGAGCATCCAGCATGTGCGGCTACAGTCATAA
- a CDS encoding LysR family transcriptional regulator: MQLNLYGLIVFHHVATTGSVTRAAEALSISQPAVTAHVRNMAAELGVTLLAPRGRGILLTEAGERLAAHASRMFALEQDIVRDMSAFRDGTVGRLRIAATSLPANFLLPEPIAAFKRDFPEVSVIMETRNANDAMEALYQYEADIAVIGGRGEAREELTQLVLLEDELWFVASRAHALAGQTVSLGELFKEPFIMREEGSSARERLLALCRIHGAAIPETAIQVSGVHESLHAVEAGLGISFVSSLEARRAILRGELARIQVAGGAELLNPIVLYTRAGEKLPPAAQQFVDVMLRQMNSVSN; encoded by the coding sequence GTGCAATTGAATCTCTATGGGCTAATTGTATTTCATCATGTTGCGACGACTGGAAGTGTGACGAGAGCTGCCGAGGCTCTCTCTATTAGCCAGCCTGCAGTAACTGCGCATGTGCGCAATATGGCTGCGGAGCTTGGCGTGACGCTTCTGGCGCCAAGAGGGAGAGGCATTCTGCTCACAGAAGCGGGAGAGCGGTTAGCCGCGCATGCGTCGAGAATGTTCGCGCTTGAACAGGACATCGTCCGCGATATGTCGGCATTTCGCGATGGAACGGTGGGCAGGCTGCGAATCGCCGCGACTTCGCTGCCTGCGAATTTCCTGCTGCCCGAGCCTATTGCAGCATTTAAGCGTGATTTTCCTGAAGTATCCGTGATCATGGAGACGCGTAACGCGAATGACGCGATGGAAGCCTTGTATCAATATGAAGCGGACATAGCGGTGATTGGTGGAAGAGGAGAAGCACGTGAAGAATTGACACAGCTTGTGCTTCTGGAGGATGAGCTGTGGTTCGTCGCCTCGCGAGCTCATGCGTTAGCAGGTCAAACTGTTTCACTTGGCGAACTGTTCAAAGAGCCGTTCATCATGCGCGAGGAAGGTAGTTCGGCACGCGAACGATTGCTCGCTCTCTGCCGCATCCATGGTGCAGCCATACCAGAAACTGCGATTCAAGTGAGCGGTGTTCACGAATCGCTTCATGCGGTTGAAGCTGGACTCGGTATTTCATTCGTCTCTTCGTTAGAAGCTCGGCGAGCGATATTAAGGGGAGAGCTGGCAAGAATTCAGGTAGCAGGCGGAGCGGAATTGCTTAATCCCATCGTATTGTACACGAGAGCGGGGGAGAAGCTCCCGCCAGCCGCGCA